ttcaatggtggctgcatcctcctgcagtggcagatgtggtttagctggagcagtgctcctggagaaggtgcagtttcctctgaagctccagggatgatgtggaaaggtctggttttcctctggaatccagtggaaagaaggttccttgctgtccaaaatgtcagtttttatctgggtaggaaaggcttggctcctcccctggctggagcatctcccagtgggatgatggaattttatcagtcatgccctgggactcactggccattaacaggagatatctcctggagggaggatgggctgtgggaaagataaagatgattgcccagctggtttaaagatggcccatgagcagataatatgtgccaggagatcagggtcactgccccagctggtttaacagatggggacagaatccacatttctggtcacaccAACCCAACACACTCAAATTAGTTactggctgctcctgggagtgCAGCCTGTGTGAGATACCTGGGACAGGGAgccacagcactgggcacaaGGGGATTCCTACAGTGTGAGAGCTCCAGATGTTCTTTGCTGGACAGATGTTTGACAGCTGCACTCCTGTGGAAATGCCCTGGACGTGAGGGTGCAGAGTCAGGGCTCACTGGAGCAGGTGTTTGAGCTCACGTTGTTTCTAATAATTCAAAGAATCCCcaactggtttgggttggaagggaccctaaagtCCAACCACTGTCCCAGATCACTCCAAGccttctccagcctggcactgagCACTTCAAGGggtggagcagccacagcttctctgggcaccctgttccAAGGCCTCACTGCCCTCagagggaagaattccttcccaataccCCATCTGaccctctggcagtgggaagccattccccttgtccttgtgaaaagtccctcaAAGCATGTGTTGGTTTGTCCCTGTGGTGCAATCAGCCCCAGGATTGCTCTCATCCCAAActggtttccttttccctgccagGATTACTACAGCAGTGGGTACTACCCAGAGGTGgaagcagcccagcccccagcacaggagacaAGCACTGACTCCTCCTTCATCGACGACGAAGCGGTTGGCACTgcactgtctgtctgtctgtctgtccccctCTGGAATGGggccctgagctctgccagagcACAAAACCTGCTTGGCAGCCATGCTCCTGTCCCCCAGCATGGGCTGTGTTTCCAGAGATTTGGGCTGGGGGTCTCATGCTGTGTTCTGGACACGTGTGGAGTCCTTCTCACAatctgctgggctcctgcagagTCTGCAGGCCTGATATTTATTATCAATTATTCTTTTAATTGATAGAATCAATTGTTGAGGTTGGAAAATCACTTCCAAGACTGCCTCTcaaccatgtccccaagtgccacctccacatggcttttaaatccttctggggatggggactgcaccactgccctgtgcagcctgtgTCAGGGCTGGACAACCCTCTGGGTGTAGGAATTTTCCCTTTATCCAACCTAatcctcccctggtgcaacctggggccattttctcttgtcttgtccctgttccctgggagcagagcctgacccctCCTGGCTGGTGCAGACCAGGTGAATATGTTGGCAAAACTTGAGGTTCTTCTGTGGCTCTTAAAATGAGAGATTCAGGACTCCAGGGTTCTCCTGAACAAGcctggaagcaggaaaaaaattttatttttaataggaaaatgaGATGATAATCTTCATGCTGAGTAGTTTTAAATACTCAGATGTACAACAAGCAGAAATTCTCCAAAAGATCAAAACCCTGGCTGGAAAACTGTTGCTTGTGCCTTGTGTCAGGTCAGGGTTGGGTGTAATTCCAGCTCTTCTGTTCTTCCTTCAGTTCAAGCGTTTGCAAGGCAAGAGGAATCGTGGGAGGGAAGAGATCAACTTTGTGGACATCAAAGGTGATGACCAGCTGAGTGGGGCCCAGCAGTGGCTGACCAAGTCCCTGACAGAGGAGAAGACCATGAAGTCCTTCAGCAAGGTGGGCTGGAGGGTGAGGAGTGGTTGGAgcctcagctggagctgtgtcacaggGAGGGGAACAGGGTGCTGGTGAATAATGACATGTGAGAGACCAGTAGAGTTCCTCAGAACATGGTGTGTGGGTGGGGAGGGCCAGCCAGGAAGTGCTTCAGCCCAAGGAATCTGCAGTTTAATAGGGAACAAATGCTGCTTGGgattgctgtgtgctgtgtgtctTGGTTTGCTGTCCAGGCTGAACACCTCAcctctttctgctttccagaaaaaagGAGATCAACCCACAGGACAGCAAAGGAGGAAACACCAGATCACATACCTGATCCATCAGGTGAGTGCCCTCCCTGTGGTGTGTGAGCTGATCCAGCCAGAATTGCAGGATTGCAACAAGAGGCTGGGGACCAGGGGCTGACCCCAAGAACCCCCTGAGTCCTGGCCCTGAGGGGGTCCCTGAGctttcagctttgctttgcCCTTCCTGCATGTTCTGAGGCCCTGGGATCGTGTCCTGGGTTcccccccagggctgctgagcagctgctgagcccaTCCCCACGAGAAGCTGCTTTTCAGCACCAGTGAAATGCCTGTGCATCCCAATTAATCCAGGCCTCTGTCAGGGTGATTGTGCTAACTCCTGTAACGAGGCTTCTGGCTGGAGAGCTCTGTAATCCACATGAGCAGggccagaggaggccacaaTGCTGCTGAGTCACTGAAACACAGGGTAACAGCATCCTCTCCATCTCTGCAGGCCAAGGAGAGGGAACTGGAACTGAAAAACACATGGTCTGAAAACAAGCTCAGCAGACGACAGACTCAAGCCAAGTATGGATTCTGACACATCTGTCCTGCTTGTTTGGCTGgtgtcctgctgtgtcctggctctggGGGATCAGGCAGCCCCCAgcatggtgctgctggctgggagggaggtcACTGCACTCCCTGGCCTGGCAGGAAGGGTCATTGCAAGCTGCTCCTGAGACTCCACCTGTAATCCTCCCCCCTCCTTGTAAACAATAACGTGGAAGTTGTGATCAGGCAaggacagcactgcagggaacGTGCTGGGtgtgaggctgcagctcctcctgagggAACAGACCCTTCAGCAGAGCCTCAATAAACTCCCAATTCCCACTTTGCTCCTCTCTTGGACTTGCTGTGCATTGAGAGTGTCATTTCCCTTTCTAAAACACGGTGAGTTCCAAGAGCAAGCCTggctttgggatttttattttgtccttACCTTGATGTCCTCACAGCTGTTTCCTCGTgtctgggctgctccagcactctgTCATGCTGATGATTTTGATATCCTGGTTTTTTTAAGTTGGTGTTTTTGCTCTGGGCTCCACAGCCTGAGCCAAGCTGAGGGGacacccctgtgccagggcaagCACCACACGTGGAGGGGAGAATCTCCTGCCTGGCACTCTCAGGGCTTTGGATGCCCTGAGCCATGTGTGCATGTATATTGtccttcctttccccctctttcctcctcccccagcccacTGTCCTGCCCCAGAATTCTCAGACTCAAACTGAGGATCCCAGATTGGCTGGGATTGAGCTCTGCAGTTTCCTCTGGGCAGACAGAGGAGAGCTGCCAattgtacttttttttccccctcagcttGTTTGTATCAGTTCTCTTTCAATTAAATGTTGACTTTACCCTCCTGGCTGGGAACAGGAGACTGCCCAGCCCTGACTTCTTCAAAttaaacctttttttatttaaggaatTCTGTCGAGGTGATGCAAgtcctgtgcagctctgctggcccaATCCATGGATCCAAAATCTCTGTGGCATCACTTTGTTCACCAAAGCATGTGATGCTgaagggagcagagagctggcCTGGTTATTTAACTTATATTCCCACCActcctggttttatttgttgtAACCACAGCTCAAATGGCCAATATTTGTTAGTCCAGTAAGAAGAACTCCCAAGAGGTGGTTTTTCTCCCATGTTACCTCTTAAAAACAGGCAAACCCCCATGACTGAAGTCTTTTCTTAGAACATTTTAAACTAATCTCATTTTTAGTTTAGCTCCCTGTATGTTTAGTACTTTGCAGAGCCTGTTTTGAGTATTTGAATGATCAGAATAAAGCTACTGTTGAGTAATTTATTTGTATCTTGCATCTACAGTGAAATCCTCCCAGAAGAGATTTGGTAAAGGAATATACTTCTAAATGAACCCACCCAGGCCTGTTTTCATCATCCAGGTACCCTCTTGGCCCAGGGAGTTTGCAGTGTGGAGCACAGCCTGTGTGGGGGCTGGGACTCCCAGGTTCCCCTTTCCATTTCTCCTTGGGGTCATGGCTCAGGTTTAGCACCAAGGGGAGTTTCAAGAGCTCATGTTCCACTTTCAGCCTTCTAAGAGCAACGAAATTCAGGTTGGTGAAAAGTCAGAAGTGAATTTTTCCACAGATGAAACAACTACAatgctccttttccctgtgaGCCAGGGCTTTGGCCATcctggctccctgctcctgttggGCTGGGAGCACCACTGACACTGCCAGCACCACTGTGGCAGTTCCAGCCAGGGTTTGTGGTGGTGTCATCCCAAATTTTGTGGCTGAGGAAGCATGTAGGTTGTCTCCAGGCTGGGGAGgttcagccctggctgtggcatGGCTCCAGTTTCTGGCCAATTTAATGCACTAACAGTGCCAAACTCAtccctgtttttcctgcagcagcctcttcCCTTTCATTTTATTATCAGAAGTCTCTTGGAATGTGTTGATGGGTGAGATaaccctgctcccctctgtgcTGTCCATCAGGTTGGGAAGCAGAAGAGCAGATTTGCAttgccagctgggcacagcagcagccttggaCCTTTCCTCCCAGGGCCAGGGGCTTCCTGCAGTGAGATGAAGCTGAGGTTCCTCCTGGGAGCCAGCTCTTGTCCTTAGGGACagtccccaggcagctgctcgTACACATTCTCAGCCATGGCCGTGCTCTGCTGGTCCCTGGGTGTGCTCTGGCTGTACATGGGGTCATCCAACTCCAGTGCAGGCTGCTGGGTGACCTAGGCAATTCTCAGGGAGAGAGTGGATTTGAGAGCCAGGAAATAACACCAAGTTGGTCTTTTACCCCCCCAGCCCTTGGCTTTGCTCAGGACAGGGACCCAGTTTTTGCAAAGACCTGGAGTGACAGgtttcccagtgccagagggcaaggtcaggtgggattttgggaaggaattcttccctctGAGGGTAATGAGACCATGGCACAGgtgctgcccctggatccctgcagtgcccgaggccaggctgggcagggcttggagcagcctgggatggtggaaggtgtccctgctcatggcagggggtggaacaggaTTGGCTTCTTCCCAACCTGAACCATTCTCCCTGTGGTGTGAGCAAATCCTGACCCCTCAGACTCTGGGAGGACTCACCacgctggggctgagctccagAGCAATGTCCTTTGGGGACCCACCTGCGTGCCAGCGCCgggagctgctctgtccctcccGTCCGAGCCGGCAGCTGCCGGGAGCTGCCTCCTCTTGCAGTCCTGGCTGGAAACGCTGCGGAACAGCCGGCGGTGGGGCCGGGCGGGTGGGGACAGCGTGGAGAAGGCATTTTGGGGTGCCCCGGGGCGATCCTGCCGGCTCAGCGCCACCTCCGAGTAGATGTTCTCCTCGGGAGCAGCGGCGCGGCTCCAGCCCCGAGCCATGGCATAGAAGGGGATGGGCTCTGCCGGGCTGCGGGCCAGCTCCTCGCGGGGCTCGGCATAGACGTGGAAACACATCAGCTGCTGGTACTTGGCCTCGGGGGCctcggggggctcggggcgAGCGGCTGCTTTGTGAACCTGGGCGTAGGGGGGAGCCTCGGGCGCTGCTGCGCTGCCCGAGGGGCTGCGCGACCCCCGGGAGCCGCGCTTGGCCGGGAGCGACGGCGGAGCCTGGGGGAGATGGGGCAGAACAGAAATGAGAGCTGGAAGTGTAGTTTATAACAATACTGAACAAATTTGGGTCACAGTGTGAGAGCAATGTcgcatttgtctttacaaacgagCTGTGGGTCCGCTGGTGGATAAAAGCAGCGctaagagataaaagaaacaatgggatggacTCCACTGATtgatggattccactgattgatggatggaaaaaggcatttgcctttacaaacaaactgtaggtttgctgataaatgaaattgggtgTTGAAAGATGAAtgaagcaatggggaaaaggTATGgattctataagaattaaaaatgaaaaaggaggGTTGTAgattagaggggaatctcaggtgtcaggtgtttgggaagtctgtgcctctcaagtacctcagcaatggggaaagaaggagggaaattgggataaaaagggaggagagtcctccaaaaatctgagagatcctAGGGGAATTCCCCGTGACCTCTCCCTTTAgtcaaataaagcaaagaggaaTCTTCTGCATCGTCAGTCTTcggttgcaatacaggatgtgaccagaaatgtggattctgtccccatctgttaacccagctggggcagtgaccctgatctcctggcacacattatctgctcatgggtcatctttaaaccagctgggcaatcatctttatcttcccacagcccatcctccctccaggagatatctcctgttaatggccagtgagtcccagggcatgactgataaaattccatcatcccactgggagatgctccagccaggggaggagccaagcctttcctacccagataaaaactgagatttgggacagcaagggaccttctttccactggattccagaggaaaaccagacctttccacatcatccctggagcttcagaggaaactgcaccttctccaggagcactgctccagctgaaccacatctgcccctgcaggaggatgcagccaccattgaatgggactgtgccaacaccctgactgactgacgggtgtcagcttggattctgactctggcagggtttgggattgttctttgtaattctgtatttctattttaattttcctagtaaagaactgttattcctattcccatatctttgcctgagagccccttaatttcaaaattataattatttagaggagggggtttacattctctatttcaaagagaattttctgcctttactggcagacacctgtccttcaaaccaggacaatatcccattaatttgatttacagaaattctttttctccccatgaATCCCAAAATTCATGTTCCCATTACCTCCCTGCTGGATccatgctcagctctgggggattccagctctgggagctcctCTGGTTCTTGGCTCAGCGGGGATTTCACAGCATCACCCGCTGGGGGCTGCGCTCGGAGCTCCTCTTTCTGTCGGGACAGCACAGAGATATCGCGATAGATGACAGCTCCGAGCAGGCTGCTGGGAATCCCTGGAATCTGGCTCAGTTTGGGagcatttttggtttttttagtgcagatttgaggattttttgtccagttttactttgatttttggggcatttttgcatttcttactgtgaattttctggattttcaggctgaatttttcctggatttttcctgatgcttttcccagaaaTCCTCAGAATTTTGACaggtttggagtgtttcagtgcaAATTTTGGGTGTCCAGTGACTGATATTACATCTTTTTGGGGGGttattttggatattttaaCCTGGATTTTTTAGTACTTTCCCAATATATTTTGCCCAAACATCCTTGGAATTTTGCCATAATTGGGATTGTTTCAGTGCAGATTTGAGGAcatttttttgtccatttttactttgattttttggAGCATTTTTGCATTACTTCCTgcttattttctggttttttaggctgaatttttcctggattttcccctATGCTTTCTCCAGAAATCCTCAGAATTTTAGCAGATTTTGGGTGTTTCAGTGCAAATTTTGGGTGTCCAGTGACTGATTTTAGGACTagtttggggggattttttttatattttagccTGGATTTTTTAGTAGATCTTTCCCAATATATTTTGCTGAGACATCCTTGGAATTCTGGCAGAATTGGGGTGTTTTAGTGCAGATTTGGGGACTTTTTGGCCATTTTTTGggcatttttgcatttcttactgataatttttttttatatttctggatttttaggctgatttttttcctggatttttcctgatgcttttcctaGAAATCCTCCAAATTTTGACaggtttggagtgtttcagttCAGATTTTGGGTGTCCAATGACTGATTTTCGGACATTTAGGGGGATATTTTGGCTAttttagtgtgaattttttagGAGTTCTTTCCCAATATATTTTGCCAAGACATCCTTGGAATTCTGGCAGAATTGGGGTATTTTCGTGCagattttagtattttttgtgccatttttagtgtgattttttggggcatttttgcACTTCTTATTGtgaattttctggattttcaggctgaatttttcctggatttttcctgatgctttccCCAGAAATCCTTAGAATTTTAGCAGATTTGAAGTGCTTCAGTGCAAATTTTGTGTGTCCAGTGACTTATTTTAGGACTATtttggggggggattttttggctattttaatgtgaattttttaGGCGTTCTTTCCCAATATATTTTGCTGAGACATCCTTGGAATTTGGGAAGAATTGGGGTGTTTTAGTGCAGATTTCAGGGCTTTTTGGCcatttttggggcatttttccatttcttactgataatttttttttatatttctggatttttaggctgatttttttcctggatttttcctgatgcttttcctaGAAATCCTCCAAATTTTGACaggtttggagtgtttcagttCAGATTTTGGGTGTCCAATGACTGATTTTCGGACATTTGGGGGGGATATTTTGACTAttttagtgtgaattttttagGAGTTCTTTCCCAATATATTTTGCCGAGACATCCTTGGAATTCTGGCAGAATTGGGGTATTTTAGTGCAGATTTTAGTactttttgtgccatttttagtgtgatttttggggcatttttgcACTTCTAATTGtgaattttctggattttcaggctgaatttttcctggatttttcctgatgctttccCCAGAAATCCTTAGAATTTTAGCAGATTTGAAGTGCTTCAGTGCAAATTTTGTGTGTCCAGTGACTTATTTTAGGACTATTTTGGGAGGGGATTTTTTGGCtattttaatgtgaattttttaGGCGTTCTTTCCCAATATATTTTGCCAAGACATCCTTGGAATTTGGGCAGAATTGGGGTGTTTTAGTGCAGATTTGGGGACTTTTTGGCCATTTTTTGggcatttttgcatttcttactgatatatttttttttatatttctggatttttgggctgaatttttcctggatttttccctaTGCTTTTCCCAGAAATCCTCAGAATTTTAGCAGAATTTTAGCAAATTTTGGATGTCCAGTGACTTATTTTAGGACTATTTTGGGGCGTATTTTGGCTAttttagtgtgaattttttagGCGTTCTTTCCCAATATATTTCGCTTAGACATCCTTGGAATTTGGGCAGAATTGGGGTATTTTAGTGCAGATTTCAGGGCTTTTTGGCCATTTTTTGggcatttttgcatttcttactgatattttttttttatatttctggatttttaggctgatttttttcctggatttttcctgatgcttttcctaGAAATCCTCCAAATTTTGACaggtttggagtgtttcagttCAGATTTTGGGTGTCCAATGACTGATTTTCGGACATTTGGGGGGGATATTTTGGCTATTTTAGGGTGAATTTTTTAGGAGTTCGTTCCCAATATATTTTGCTGAGACATCCTTGGAATTTGGGCAGAATTGGGATGTTTTAGTGCAGATTTGGGGACTTTTTGGCCATTTTTTGggcatttttgcatttcttactgataatttttttttatatttctggatttttaggctgatttttttcctggatttttcctgatgcttttcctaGAAATCCTCCAAATTTTGACaggtttggagtgtttcagttCAGATTTTGGGTGTCCAATGACTGATTTTCGGACTATTTTGGGGCGTATTTTGGCTAttttagtgtgaattttttagGCGTTCTTTCCCAATATATTTCGCTCAGACACCCTTGGAATTTGGGCAGAATTGGGGTATTTTAGTGCAGATTTTAGTACTTTTCGTGCCATTTTTAGCGTgatttttgacttttttttgcCAGATTTCCCCCTGGCACCGGAGCGGCTGCGGCTCCAATCCCGCTGGGATTTCCCTTGGCTGTGTTTGGGAacaggggtgctgggggaggttttggggtgctcacCCGTGctcggggcaggggcagggtcAGGAACTCGTGGTAGGGGGTGACGGGGGCGCTGGCGTGGTGCCGCAGCAGCTCGGGCAGCACGGCGTGGGCGCGGCGCTCGCCCAGGATGGAGCAGCGCCCGTCCGGCCGCTGGTCCAGGACAAAGTGACGGCAGCGACCCTGGCCCCTGCGGGAGgggagggacactggggtgggtgtgtggggtttgtggggtatgggatgggatcaatgggatgggattgatgggatttatgggatatGGGATCGATGGTATGGGATGGGATCAAATCAACAGAATAGGATTTATGAgatttgggttgggaagggaTGAATGGGATGAATGGGATGAATGGGATGTGATGAGATCAACAgaatgggatttatgggatatggggtgggatgggatctaTGAGATGGGATgagatcaatgggatgggatttatgggatatgggatgagatgggatcaatgggatgggatctatGAGATGGGATgagatcaatgggatgggatggatgggatatgggatgggatgagatcTATGGGATGGGaacaatgggatgggattgatgggatttatgggatatgggatgggatggaatgaaATCCATGGGAAAGGATCTATGAGATaggatgggatcaatgggatgggattgatgggatttgggatgggatgggatgagatcTATGGGATGGGaacaatgggatgggattgatgggatttatggggtatgggatgggatgagatctatgggatgggatcaatgggatgggattgatgggatttatggggtatgggatgggatatgggatgggatcGATaggatgggatcaatgggatgggattgatgggatatatgggatatgggatgggatgagatcTATGGGATGGGaacaatgggatgggattgatgggatttgggatgggatgggatgggatcgATGGAATGGGaacaatgggatgggattgatgggatttatgggatatgggatgggatggaatgaaATCCATGGGAAAGGATCTatgagatgggatgggatcaatgggatgggattgatgggatatatgggatatgggatgggatgagatcTATGGGATGGGaacaatgggatgggattgatgggatttatggggaatgggatgggatcaaaTCAACAGAATAGGATTTATGAgatttgggttgggaagggaTGAATGGGATGTGATGAGATCAACAgaatgggatttatgggatatgggatgggatgggatctatGAGATGGGATgagatcaatgggatgggatttatgggatctATAGGAAAGGATCTATGAGATGGGATGGGACttatgggatatgggatgggatttatgggatatgggatgggatggatgggattgGATAGGAtctatgggatgggatgggatccatgggatgggatttatgggatatgggatgggatttatgggatatgggatgagatgggatcaatgggatgggatcaatgagATGGGATGAGATcaatgggatatgggatgggatctaTGGGAAAGGATCTatgagatgggatgggatttatgggatatgggatatgggatatgggatgggatcaattGGATAGGATCTATGGGATATGGGATCAACAGaatgggatttctgggatttgggatgggacgggatgaGATCTATGGGAaaggatcaatgggatgggaagggatcaatgggatgggatttatgggatatggggtatgggatatgggatatgggatagGATGAGATGGGATCGATGgaatgggatttatgggatttgggatgggatgggatctatGGGAAAGGATCTatgagatgggatgggatcaatgggatgggattgatgggatatatgggatatgggatgggatgagatcTATGGGATGGGaacaatgggatgggattgatgggatttatggggtatgggatgggatggaatgaaATCCATGGGAAAGGATCTATGAGATGGGATgagatcaatgggatgggattgatgggatatatgggatatgggatgggatgagatcTATGGGATGGGaacaatgggatgggattgatgggTATGGGATcgatggaatgggatgggatcaaaTCAACAGAATAGGATTTATGAgatttgggttgggaagggaTGAATGGGATGTGATGAGATCAACAgaatgggatttatgggatatgggatgggatgggatgggatctatGAGATGGGATgagatcaatgggatgggatttatgggatatgggatatgggatatgggatgggatgggatgggatttatgggatgggatgggatgggatatgggatatgggatgagatgggatcaatgggatgggatttatggga
This sequence is a window from Oenanthe melanoleuca isolate GR-GAL-2019-014 chromosome 25, OMel1.0, whole genome shotgun sequence. Protein-coding genes within it:
- the SH2D2A gene encoding SH2 domain-containing protein 2A encodes the protein MDDDHPLFSTFKPVGEDRAKPAPSTAPIRAPGAEQPPGAHSSRGRLPPGSWSPAAAQSLPEEDLWPERAALHAQTRLWFEQTQAQSLGPTGELPEWFHGFISRREAEELLQDQPLGCFLVRFSESTVGFVLSYRGQGRCRHFVLDQRPDGRCSILGERRAHAVLPELLRHHASAPVTPYHEFLTLPLPRARKEELRAQPPAGDAVKSPLSQEPEELPELESPRAEHGSSREAPPSLPAKRGSRGSRSPSGSAAAPEAPPYAQVHKAAARPEPPEAPEAKYQQLMCFHVYAEPREELARSPAEPIPFYAMARGWSRAAAPEENIYSEVALSRQDRPGAPQNAFSTLSPPARPHRRLFRSVSSQDCKRRQLPAAAGSDGRDRAAPGAGTQVTQQPALELDDPMYSQSTPRDQQSTAMAENVYEQLPGDCP